A window of Phaseolus vulgaris cultivar G19833 chromosome 4, P. vulgaris v2.0, whole genome shotgun sequence genomic DNA:
TATTTGAAATCCCTCTATCCTTAAGCTAGAATTTCAAGTTATAGACTGAAGGTTTATATTGGTAATGTTTCTTTGATCACAATAAATTTGTCTATCTTATCTGCTTAAGTACTGATTTGGTTTTACCGAATGGGGTTAATTAGGAAGGAGATGATTCAGCAGGTTAAAGAGTTGAGAGCACGGGCATTATTTCAATTATAGACATGCAATGAGGGGtgtataaaattttgaaagaaaattaattttgtctCTTTGTGAGAACTTTATAGAGTTTTGAGTTATAAGAACTCAAATTTTGATCTTAATACGGTAACTAGTAGCCATCAATCCCATGACTTAACAAGATAGGATTTAcagttttctaaaatttaacaAGATATTCCTAGAATAAGAACAATCCACTGCTCAGATATATGAGCATATGACGAGTTATTCTCGAGCAATGACCATATAGAACATTCACATCATCTATAATCCATAATAAATGTATATTAAGAGATTTCTATAATCAATAACCAATACATAAACAGATTTCCAtaattatagaattttttttttcacattctaCTTTCTAAaccattttatttcttttctttcttattcCCTTTTCCAAGTAGCAGTCAAAGTTATTCCTCCCTTAATTCTCAAACTccatttttttcacttttttaatcctaaatctcttaaacaatatcttaaatttatggaaatacattttttaatttcaatataaGTTATTTCTAATCAAAAAACAAAAGTGACTTTCTCATAAAGCTGTACCTGCCGGTGGACACGTCATAGATCTGGCCTTTGATGGCCATCAAAAGGGGTTTATTGGGGTCGGAACCATCGTAGGCTCGCAATTCCCTGTCCGTTACTTGACCCAACTGGACCGGTTGGCGAGGTGGTTCGGGGTGGTCGAACTGCGGGTGAGCTCTGGCCGAAACAACGGGCGGTTTGTTGTAGTCTTCGGGGGACACAAACATGGAGCTCACGGTTCTGTAAACGACGACCATCATAGCCAAAACGGTGAAAAACGCGGTGGGAGACAGCCCCGTGTAGAACGTTATCTCTTCCATCAAGCTCGTGTAGAAACCCATTTCTGAACTCTTCTCTCAAATGGCTTCTGAGAAGGAAGAGTAGTGCACGTTGGTAGGTGAAATTGGAAATGAAGTCACCTAACTGTGAAATTTGGTCGTTTGGGTTTCGTTCTGTGGATTTTGGAAGCTTATCAGTGCACACATCTCATGTGGCGGAATAAATACACGTGTTGATTTTCCAATTCATTCTTGTAAACAACTTTTGgtttcttatttaaattttaatctcAATATCTTTaaagttattaatttaattttagtttcaTTTAGAATAAACTAATATAGTCATATTTATTGAGAGGGTGACAATCTAGATTATAACTAGAttggttattttgttattattattcatttggatttgtatagtttttttttaaggattTGTATAGTTATAATatcaaaaattcaaataatattttctttaaaaagtctttttcctttgaggTGAAAAGATGTGTGTATTATGTCCTATGTAGCAGGTATATTGAAACGAGCACTAATATGATATAGATATGGATGTGGAGAtatgtataatctctaaaatataggacaccacgaatatatatattatatattgaaaataaagatttatgtgcataaatatgttttaattttttttgtaacatAAAGTTATTTCTCATGACTGATTCGGaatgatttgtttctttttttttacaatcataataaaaaattatataataaatttgaatttttagaaaattaatgtatttctcatttttaaaattgtgttaaaaatttcacaaatattttttaaattggacacttcacggatactTTTTACTTCTCAAACTTGGATGAACTCCCAATACGTCACACAAGAGATAAGCCAGAAAGAACCACTCTAGGATAAGTAAAGGAGGGAGTGGTTTGCCACTTGAGATATGACACACTTAAGATAAAAACTCATATTTTTATTGatccaaaattatcaaaatgaGTACAATAAATCTCCTTATATAAAAGAGTGTGGTTGGAAGGGGattagaaaaacactttcattCCCTAGCCTTATGTCcaaacaaaacacaaaatatataaaactagGGATAACTAGTTTATTCTTACTACacgaaaaacaaaaggaaaatacacatttatttctattttcaaATCACATCAGAGAACGATATAAGTGTTTATCTAGCTAGATAAGAGAGAACGTTTAAGCCTTATATTTTGTCAAAAGACGCAATCCCTCCCTAAAAATGTTACTTAATGATCTGAACTAGGAGAGAAAACTTCAAACCTTGTACTCATCATAAGATGCAACACTTCCTAATACGCATACCTAATTATCTGTTGATCATGCAAACACTTAACCTTTCTACCTTCTCCAAGAGTGGTTGTTTGACAAACAATACTCGTTAAAGTCAATAGTGGTTTGAGAAATAATACTTAGTCGAGCAAAAAGTGGCTTGGAAAAGAATATTCTTTATTGAGGTCAACAAAGAGTTTATGTAGTCCGGCAGAATACTCGTTGAGCCAAAAGTGACTTTGGAAAGAATATTCAACGAGGCCAACCAAGAGTGGTTGCAATTTGAAGGAATACCCGTTAAGTTAGGAATAACTTGTGGAAATAATATTGAAGAAATTAGTTAGGAGTGTCTACAAGCCAAAAGAATACTCAAAGTGTACTTCGTAGCATTAGTGTGCCTAGTGAAACTTAATAAGTTTTTTAGAACTTGATGTAGTTTGTTGTGATaaatgaaccaatataaaattttgtgtGATTTTCTTTCTTCCCTATCTCATTTACATTTTTGGTATTATCATCTGCACTAACCTAGGAAAGAGAATTATTgtgaagttaaaaataaaaaacattttattcaaCTATTTTGATTAAGTCCTTACACTGAGTTTGTAGTAATCTAACAGACACAAGAACTATAGTCTGATCACTTGatgaaataaattagaaaatgcATTAGCCAAGTGATTGGTTGAATTACATAGTTGCATTTGTTAAACTTCATCAGATGTAAGATATACAATAGGATCACTTTAACATACAAAACTATTGTCTAGATGTCTCCCATCAAAcgatatttacaattttttttacaaatttaattaaaataaaattcaaccaTTCCTTCTtgtgtttttattgtttttcacaatattctATTGTTCTTCCACATACATCTTTTTTCTCCATGATGCGATATTCATCAAAAGTCTCAAACTTTTAAGGATTGAGAGGTAGTAACTCAAGGTTGTTAGTAACATGATTGACATAGTCTACCTTGTTTTGGTCTACTTCAAACCCCAAGGGGTATATATTGATGCCGATATGCACCATAACCATGTTGTGCTCTACATCAAACTccgaagttttttttatcactcaATAAGATATAATACAACTTAAAGATATGTTATAGTTTATTCAAATTGTTGTAATGGAATGATCTATTGTGTTTTTCTCAGCATGCTTTTTATTCCTAAGATAGATTTTCCTAACAAGGTTTTAATGAGACACATTCTTGAAATAAACTACAATTTTTTAGAAATCTCAAGTTATCAGAGTGAATGAATGATATCCAACAAGTGCAATCCTATCATTTAAAGTAAGTGTCCTAACTTTGAATCAAAAGATATTTGATGAATTTAATTAGGTCATTCAAAGTATTAAAAATATCGAATCAAAATTATTTGGTGTATATAATTAAGCCATTTAGTTTAAAGTAAACGAATAAAATATTTGATCAAATTTATTCGGTGTGAATAATTAAGTCATTCAAAACTAAATTGCCAAAACATTGGATCAAAGATATTCAATGAGTTTAATTGAGTCATTCAAAAGTAAATAGTTAAACATTGGATCAAAGATATTCGATGAAAAACTAAAGTTATTCAAAATAATCGATTAAACATTGGATAAAAGATATTTGGCATAGGTAAATGATTAGAAATAAATTGATTAAAAGTCGTCAACTAAAGGTTGAACAAAAATGTtagacaaaataaaaaagaatttagCCTTGCAATTAAGTACATTAGGTCAACCTATAATTGGTAGATACAATAAAACTCGTTCATTCTACAAATTGACTCATCTGCATAATTACATTTACGAATTTCGAGTTTGAAGGACTAATGTACTCATACTCGAGATATTTAGAGATATAATCTTCACATAATATGGTTGACAAAATATTTAACTATGTCCAACTAGCTTAAATAAACAACTAATAACTATATGTGATTGTTTATTCATAATTAACAAACAAATGAGTACTGGattgatataaaatatttatccaactatttatatcttttgatcattaggtttttattttagggatccaaaagtttataaatatataatacacacaaaaaaatactctcttaactttttttaattcaatacattgataaattgatattttcataaaattctCATTAACATGAACATTATAACATCTTCTccatctaaatttctactcgaTATTTCAAACAAACTCGACCTTCGTTCATCTAAAAGATCAATTCGATACCCTAAAGGTATTATTCTTTCCACATGGAAAATACAACATTATTTCTATAAAAACAAtacataatattataataatttagaggttaaaaatattaaaataccattagtgaagaaaataataacataatgtGTAACAAAATGTgagtatttttattatatattatatatatatatttaaatataaatatctgtgttattattttctatatttgatgTGTTTCATTTGAATAATTTTAGAGAAACAATATAAATTGCATATTTTcatgaaagaggaatagaaaaaaaagtgtaattGTATTGTTGAGTAATGgtgtatgattttatttttactgaGTGAATAGTTTTTCtctactaattttttttattattatatatttaacatGACAGTAGTTTTGAGTTTAAaagtattgaaattttaaaatataattaaaagataaaaataataacatgaGACGTGTATACAAAATTGGATATCCCATTATATCTTATATTATACAATTatagattataaattatatatatatattatttttatattttaagtggGTAGTAGGTATATGTCAATTATTCTATGTAATATAACAATAGTTTTAGGATTAAaagtattaaattttaaaatataattacgaACAAAAATAACAAGGAAAAATACTATAGAATTATTCCTCTATCCGTaacttttatctatttttttttaaattaatttgattgttTGAATAACCTAGCTGTTAATTAACCAGTATAAACAAATAAGGCAAAATTCCCCACATCGaaacaattttcaattaatCATCATTTTGTCCAAAAATAAAATACCCGGTTattcttgttcttgttcttcttcCCCTTTTCTACCCTTTTCAAAATTGGGCCACATGAAAGCGTAACTGTCCCTGGAGTTTTTTCTTTCTGACCTCCAACATGGTACACCTTCATTCTTTCCTCCTACGTTGTTGATGCGCATAAAAAattgacatttttttatttaattttaatttttaggaTAAAATCAGTGGCGGAGACAAGTACAACATTGAAACCGCGGAAATCTTGGCAAACGAGGCTCAGGTTCGGATGCAATTCCCAAGTTCATATTTTTTGCATACCCTTTAGCTCATTCATCTTGTTTCTGTGCTGTTCAGCATTTACCGGTTGCGGAGGCCACACCCATATACGAGCAGCTTCTGCTATTGTTTCCAACTGCTGTAAGTGTTCTTATTGAGTACTTTGGTGGTTGTTATTGGAATCAATTTATGGTTTTGATTGTGTATTGTGATTTAAATTATGTCGCTTCTTCTGTGCTATGGGACTGATTTTTGCTGATACTTGTTTGTGCCCAGGCCAAGTTTTGGAGGCAATATGTGGAGGCACATATGGCTACTAATAATGATGATGCTACAAAACAGATATTTAGTCGGTGTTTGTTGCATTGTCTTCAGATTCCTCTATGGTATATTATTTGCTTAATCTTGTTTATGGCATTGGCttatgtactttttttttactgtCTCTTTTGGATGATTTTCAGCTGGGGGTGGGGATAGAGAGGTTTCTGGGAAGTGTACAGGCTACGAAATTACTGCTTTTGTATAGCTGCATTTCTGTTTCATCAACTAATATTAGTAAACTTATTTTCAGATGGGTATCTTGTAAGGTTTTATTGGTTTGCTTACTTGAGGGCACCTATCCAATTGTTATTCATAGATATTCTTGCAAGGGTATCTTTAAAATATGGGACATTTTACTTATAACAGTTAGAAATTGTTCAAAGTAGAAGAGAGTTTTCAGGAAGAAAAGTAATctgattttatttcttaaagATCAGAGGTTACACTGCAATATTTATAGGATCAGTACATTGTCATAGTGACAGCTGTAGTTAGTTGAGTAACTGACTTAACAGCGTATGTGTAACTGACTTAACTACTTTGCTAACAACTGAGTGCCCAAGAGATAGTGAATAACTGCTCTTCGAATACAGTATTCACACAGAAATAGTTAAATCATAGAAGgtcttgaaaaatactcaattcTCTGAATGTGACCCATCTTCTCTATCCTAAGTTATGTTTGATGTTAAATTTGTATAAGATTGCTTTTCTTGTGAAAATGGATGAAGCAGCCTGTTTATTTGGCTGGTCTTTTGGTACATGCAAATGATGTTTTTGTTTCAATCTATCCTTTGGTATATAGGCGGTGCTACATTCGTTTCATTAGAAAGGTCAATGACAAGAAGGGCATGGAGGGTCAGGAAGAGACAAGAAAAGCTTTTGAGTTTATGCTTAACTGTGTTGGtaagttgtttttctttgtCCTGTGCGAATTATCTTAGTTGTTTTGTTGGATTGAAGTAGCAACTATTTCGGAAATGAGGGAAACTCACAAGATGATTTGTTCATCCGAGAAGCAACTAGTGAAGACTTTGGTGAAAAGAAGATTGATTAGAAATAAAGGCCCCTAGTTGGAGAAGTGGACACTAAAATTGGTCTGTTGGATGGGTAGAGAAAGACAAAAGATATTTGGAGACACAAATACACAAATATATTGCTTTTAGTTGTTTGATTGGAAACATGCTTTCTAGTGGAGCTTCTTTGATATAAACCCACTTGTCTGTCATCATCCAATAATTTAAGCTGTTAGGTAATTGGTTTCTAACTTGATATTAGAGTTCTATACCAAATATCTATAGTTCAATCATTGTTGCGCCCATTCTACTAAATTAAACTTGGATTTCAGCACATAGTAGGGTTAGTCCATGCATTGCCCATGCTTCAAGGTCAAAGAGTTGTTGTTTGACATTGTATTAGGGCTTCAATGGTTGTGTGGTCTAGAATTTGATACTTGTTACCTCTATTCATTTTGTATGTGGATTTCAATGTAGGGTTGGGCTGTTTATTGTCTGCAATTCAAGCCTAAGGGGCTTTGTACGAGGAGTGTTACATAGGAAACCATTTATGTGCCTTGAAGCCATGACATATGCTTTTGTGATAACTGGAAATTATATGTAgattgcatatatatatatatatatttaaatataggaAACTATGAAAAtagaagttttaaaaaatatttaatggaaGATTGTTTTATTGGTGaaatattatttgtatttgttaaaatgtaatgttatttttgattatttttcttttgtgtaCTCAACTTTAGGGTTGGGTTTTAGGCAAATGCCTTGCCTCTTCTTTGTATACTATATATACATCAATAAAAGTCCAACAATGTAGGTTTAATACACTAATTTTTTAGTCGTCTCATCTGTTCAAGTTGGTATCAGAATGAGTACGATCCTGCTCTGTCTTCTTCGCTGCTCAAGGAGTGCGACCCAACCTCAGTAGTTGTGCTACCAACCGATCAGCCATGTGCCGATGCACAAGTATCCTGTTTGTGGCGTGTGTCCTCCACATGCTGTCTTCCAATCATCAGAGTCTCTCAACGACACCTTCGTTTGATTCATCTAactcttttgtatttgtttctgaCTTCCTTTTACGGTTCTAATGTGCCTTTGTGTTGGGGCACATGCACTCTCACAATTTTTAGGGTTTCTCTTCTTTATCTCAGGTTTGGTCATTGTTCTTCCTCTTTGAAATGGCTTCAATAGGTTCTGGTCCTTTCTTCTCGGCTACTCCGACCATTACAAGTGCAAGGCTTAATTGGAAGAATTATTTGTCTTGGTTTGCCGCCGTAGAATTATGGTTTATTGGTCAAGGATACCATGATTActtagaaacaaaaattagcacTATTTCTGAGGCAGACAGATCCCAGTGGCAAAATATTGATTTCCAACTATGTGCTGTTTTATGGCGATCAGTTGAGTATGATGTTTTAGAGATGCACAATCCGTCAAAATACGTTTCCCTTTTCGGAAGAATGTACAAGAAATTTTTGCTAACGATATCAATGTCTCTTTGATGCAATTGAAAGAGTAACTTCTATCAACTAGACCAACCATAATATGATCTCACATTTGGCAAAGGCTAGGGTTGCAGTAGAAGTTGAAAGATTCCTAGTGACAGACTCATTAGAGGATCTTAACAAGAAACTGGATAGATATTATATGGTTTTGATTGTGAGAAGCTTACATTCAGATTTTGATCACCTTCATGATCAAGTTATAGTTGGTGACCAAATCCCTTCTTTGGATGGTTTAATGACTAAAGTTTTTCTAGTGCCTAATCTGAAGAAAGATGACAATCAAATTGAACTTATTGAAAGTCTGCAATGGCAGTCCCTTGTGGAAAAGGAGGAGTTGGTTGGACTATACGAGGAGGACGTGGTGGTAGAAGTGGGTGTCCTCAATGCTCATATTGCAAGAGAATGGGTCATACctaaaaattttgtttttgcttcCATGGTTTTCTAGATAAAGCTACTCATTGTTTTTGCTTCCATGGTTTTCTAGATAAAGCTACTcaagtggaaagaaatagatgaaatatatttctgagatctcttacaaatgtgattacagtctctatttatagactcttttacaacctaattaaagaaagaaataataggcaatgaaagccgaaataatgagtgtttaaagctgtacaaatcaaataaaatcaaatcactaacaaatctgttctaataaatataaaatggaatctgcacttaattataacataattctcctgattatgcaacactccccctcaagttggtgaatgtatatctatcattcccaacttgcaagtaagatctttgaattgttttgtgggaagtcccttagtaaacatatctgccaattggagtcttgaagggatgtactcagtggctataagaccatcatccaacttctctttaataaagtgtcggtctatctctacgtgctttgttcgatcatgttgaaccggattgtgtgcaatactgatagtggacttattatcacatgccaaacccataggagcttcatattttatttttaggtcatcaagtatgatcgtcatccataagagttcacacaccccttgagccatggctctaaattctgcctctgcacttgatcttgcaactacattttgcttcgtgctcctccatgtcaccagatttccacccaagaacatgcagtagcctgtggtggatctcctatcaacaatcgatcctgcatagtcagcatcagtatatactttcatggataagttttccccctttttgaatagcaatccttttcctggagaggcttttaagtactgaataattttatctactgcctgcaagtgtctttctcttggatcatgcataaattgactaaccacactaactgcataggctatatctggcctagtgtgtgaaagataaatgagttttcccacaagtctttgatattgtgtcttctccacttttgggttttcctcatcattcccaatcctatgattttgctctattggcactctagtgggcttacaacccaacttaccaatctctttgagaagatcaaggatgtgtttcctttgagaaataaagatgtcCTGTCTTgagtaagcaacctctatcccaaggaagtacttcagcttcccaagatccttcatttcaaattgagcagctagtctctccctcaaattttgtttttcaatctcatcatcacctgtaataatcatatcatctacatagaccaaaagtagagtgagtttaccattatgagaatgttttataaacagagtatggtcaccttggctttgtcggtaccccaaagataccatagcttgagtaaaccttccaaaccaagcacgaggtgattgtttaagaccatatagggccttcttaagtctgcacgccttattcccttcattaataataccataaccaggtggaatctccatgtctacttcttcctccaagcttccatgcaagaaggcatttttaacatcaaattgatgcattgcccaaccaaagtgtgctgccagggagagaataatcctgacggtattcatttttgccactggagcaaaagtctcctcataatcgatcccataggtttgagtgtacccttttgcaaccaaccttgctttataccgatcgagtgtgccatcagacttatacttaactgtgtatatccacctacaacccactgctttcttatcttttggtctctctacaatctcccaagtctcattcctttctaacgcgctcatttcttcattcatggctcgaatccagttctcatcttttaaggcttcttgtaccgatgaagggattttgatagaatcaatagctgaaagaaaactctggtgctgcatagaaagtttttctgtagacacaaattgggatataggatatttggcacaagatcttttttctttcctcaaggcaataggtaaatcattCAGGGTAGGTTCAAAAGCAGtatttaaggtgtcctcaagagtctcactggtatgagttcttacctccggttcagacaattgaagttgctgttcgaccaggacgggttcttgttgccttcgctgatattgttttccaaaatatttgtcttcattattcttctctggtaatgatgttggtgcagggtctttgtcatcctccctaagaacgaaatcctgcaacaaaggaaaaggtggcaactcaaggtcctcagcttcttgaatactctccccctgaagctgagaactaggaaagaaagactctgtttcgtggaaggtgacatctttggaaatatacactttacgactttgaggatgataacatttgtacccctttttgttgggggcataaccgacgaagacacatttgatggcacgaggatctaacttacccccgataaggactatgaacatggacaaaagcaggacaactaaagacacgattctgaagactattcaacatgggaatagaaggatagaatgtggtcataacctgaataggagtaacaccctctaaaacccgagagggtaatttattaatcaaataagtggcagtcaggactgcttcccccagtaagatctaggaacagatgtttggaaaagtaaagctcgagtaacctcaaggagatgacgatttttcctttcagcaactccattttgttgaggagtgtccacacaggtgaattcatgaacaactccattttcctcaaggaacttggaaaggttttggttcacatattctcttccattatcagaacacaatctcttaattggactttcaaattttgtttgaatcattctgtaaaactttacaaacaagtgaaaaacttcagacttatctttcatgaggaatatccaagtaacccgagtacaatcatcaataaatgaaacaaaccattttgcacccgagatattaccattgggaggaaaagttgtccgatggtgtttagcaaactgacaaacatcacaatgaaatgactcagcagacacttttgtaaataaaacaggaaataaggactttagggtactaaatggaggatgaccaagacgtctgtgttgaagccatatctgagaggatgaccaagattcacgaccttgctgaagattagaagtgtgtgcctgtagtctagcagcctttttactttcttcatgctgtaaataatataacccgccctgctctttagcaattccaatagtcttccccgtggcaagatcctgaaaaacacaatgggaagggaaaaataccactgcacaatttaaatcttgggtaatcttttgaatagacaagaggttattggatagtttgggaacatgaagcacattttttaaaggaaatgaaggttgaaggtgaatgTTACCACAACCATTAGTGGGGGTAGTGGAACCATCAGCAACAGTAATGTAGTGtaggatgaaaaaaaagaggaatgaggtgtcatatgatcagtagcaccagagtctataatccagatattttcagtactagaagcattaaaggataaaaaacta
This region includes:
- the LOC137837096 gene encoding membrane steroid-binding protein 2-like — its product is MGFYTSLMEEITFYTGLSPTAFFTVLAMMVVVYRTVSSMFVSPEDYNKPPVVSARAHPQFDHPEPPRQPVQLGQVTDRELRAYDGSDPNKPLLMAIKGQIYDVSTGRNFYGPGGPYAMFAGKECSRALSLLSFKPEDINGDLEGLGESELTILEDWEFKFIEKYPKVGVLIPEQRTQQNELTEQVQDNLENPNEYKDETK